GTCCAGCAACTGCAGGCCCGCTACGAGCGCAGCGACAAGACCGAATCGCTCCCGCCCTTCAGCTACATCGACGACCCCACGGTCTGCCCCTGCTGCGGATCGCGCCCGGTGGCGTCGATGACCCGGATCTCCGGCGAGACTTCGGGCCAGCGCTTCCTCGCCTGCTCGCTGTGCGGCACGCAATGGCATTACGTGCGCATCAAGTGCACCCACTGCCAGGGCACCAAGGGCATCAGCTTCCAGCAACTGGTCGACGAGGACGGCAAGAAGGCCGAAGCGGTGCAGGCCGAATGCTGCGAGACCTGCGGCCACTATCTGAAGCAGGTCCACATGGAAAAAGACCTGCAGGTCGAGCCGCTGGCCGATGACCTCGCCACGCTGACGCTGGACCTGCTGGTCGGCGAGCTGGGCCTGGTGCGGCAGGGCTTCAATCCGCTGCTGATCCTGGGCGAGCCCGATGTCGGCCACGACAGTGCGCCGGCGCTGGACCCGCCACCCGATCCCGGAGGCCACTGAGCATGAAGCCCGAGGCATCCATGGTTCATGGTCCGACGGCAGGCTCCCCGGTTCCACCCTCCGCGGCGCCCAAGGATCTTCCCTCCGTCGATCGACTGCTGCGCGATGTCGCCATCGCGCCGCTCGTGGCTGCGCACGGCCATCATTTCGTCGCCGTGCAGGCCCGCCGGCTGCTCGACAACTGGCGCCGGCTCGCGCTGGACGGTGCGCTGCCCGCCGCGCGGCTGGCCCGCCTGCCGCAGGCACTCGAAAGCCAGTGCGCCGCGCGCCTGGCGCCGCGCATGCGCCGGGTGCTCAACCTCACCGGTACCGTGCTGCACACCAACCTCGGACGCGCGGTGCTGGCCGACGAGGCGGTGCAGCAGGTGCTGGCCTGCATGGGCTCGCCGAACAACCTGGAGTTCGACCTCGCACTCGGTGCCCGCGGTGACCGCGACAGCCTGGTCGAGGACCTGCTGTGCGAGATCACCGGCGCCGAAGCGGCGACGGTGGTCAACAACAATGCGGCGGCGGTGCTGCTGGGCATTGCGGCCTTGGCAGGCGGGCGCGAGGCGATCGTCTCGCGCGGTGAGCTGGTGGAGATCGGCGGCGCCTTCCGCATGCCGGATGTGATGGCGGCGGCCGGCGCCACGCTGGTCGAGGTGGGCACCACCAACCGCACCCATGCGCGCGACTATGAAGCCGCGATCACGCCCCGCACCGCCTTGCTGATGAAGGTCCACACCAGCAACTACGCGATTCAAGGCTTCACCGCCTCGGTGAGCGAGGCCGAACTGGCGCCCATCGCGCACGCCCGCGGCCTGCCGCTGCTGACCGACCTGGGCAGCGGCTCGCTGGTCGATCTGGCGCAGTGGGGGCTGCCGGCCGAGCCCTTGCCGCAGCAGATGCTGGCCGATGGCTGCGATGTGGTGACCTTCAGCGGCGACAAGCTGCTGGGCGGGCCGCAGGCGGGCTTGATCGTCGGCCGTCGCGAATACATCCAGCGCATCCGCAAGTTTCCGATGAAGCGGGCCCTGCGTCTGTCCAAGTTGCCGCTGGCGGCGCTGGAGGCGACGCTGCGGCTCTATCTGCAACCGGATCGACTCACCCGCGACCTGCCCACGCTGCGCCTGCTGACCCGCCCGGTGGCCGACATCGAAGCGCAGGCGGCGCGCCTGCTCGCGCCGCTGCAATCGGCCCTGGCGCCGCGCTATGCGGTGCGGGTGGC
The Roseateles amylovorans genome window above contains:
- the fdhE gene encoding formate dehydrogenase accessory protein FdhE, with the translated sequence MTASSTIRLMTPEEIAVGAGARAAPLRLPEPGLFAERALRLRHLAEGHAMRDYLLFAAELAQRQHEQLKQPRTLVLPNELAVGEAAAGGLAPLDALRHARDPVWREELRELVQAMAQAPLPEPARLLVQSLATADDDFLEQQAQALLAGGAPALDPATAPLIGAALQLHWVRLVQQLQARYERSDKTESLPPFSYIDDPTVCPCCGSRPVASMTRISGETSGQRFLACSLCGTQWHYVRIKCTHCQGTKGISFQQLVDEDGKKAEAVQAECCETCGHYLKQVHMEKDLQVEPLADDLATLTLDLLVGELGLVRQGFNPLLILGEPDVGHDSAPALDPPPDPGGH
- the selA gene encoding L-seryl-tRNA(Sec) selenium transferase codes for the protein MVHGPTAGSPVPPSAAPKDLPSVDRLLRDVAIAPLVAAHGHHFVAVQARRLLDNWRRLALDGALPAARLARLPQALESQCAARLAPRMRRVLNLTGTVLHTNLGRAVLADEAVQQVLACMGSPNNLEFDLALGARGDRDSLVEDLLCEITGAEAATVVNNNAAAVLLGIAALAGGREAIVSRGELVEIGGAFRMPDVMAAAGATLVEVGTTNRTHARDYEAAITPRTALLMKVHTSNYAIQGFTASVSEAELAPIAHARGLPLLTDLGSGSLVDLAQWGLPAEPLPQQMLADGCDVVTFSGDKLLGGPQAGLIVGRREYIQRIRKFPMKRALRLSKLPLAALEATLRLYLQPDRLTRDLPTLRLLTRPVADIEAQAARLLAPLQSALAPRYAVRVAAMRGQIGSGSLPVETLPSAGLAIAPQLPGKRGMGRALEELMTALRDLPLPVVARVQADELWLDLRCLDVSGAEAELLAQLPQLKAALS